The DNA region CGAGATCGCTCTGCGAATGCTGTCGTTGCACGAAGTCGATGCGTCCTGTTGCTCAACCTGTGGCCCTGCAGACTGCGAACAGGGTTTGTTTGGCGACGCGGAGACTATCTATGAGTAAACCGAATGCTCCGTCAAAACCGCAACAGTCATGCAGAATATTGGTGATTGCTCATCTGCTGGGATGTGACTGACGAGATACGATACGATACGAtacgatgccgccgtccacgATGTGAACGTCGATATCGACACCAACATCGACTAGGTAGTACTGTGCTACATCGCAGTCGTTCGCTCCTCCCCACGACGCGCAGGGGAAATGAAATGTAGTCAACGTGTATTGAAGAGCATGACGTGGCTATCGCAACGCAGACGGACATCGTGACGCCTGCCCTAACGCGGCAGACCgcgtatgtacttcgtacgaggGGTGGTGAGTGAGtcacggcgcgcgcgcacacacacgcaagGCAGGTACGCACGAACACTCTTGCACTTTCcaagtcccccccccccatcgccgccatcacaGCGAAAGCGTAGCGCAGTGGCAGCATCGCAGGCACAGACAGAGAGGGCTTGTTGTTgcccccgcctcctccatcgcGTGCGTTGCGTGGACGAttgcgccgaggcggcgtggacAAAGGGCCCGCTAGGCCCGAAGAAGCTTCCCCGAAAGTGGGCAGCGACTGTGAGGATGGGGcggggctgctgcttgtgctgttgctgctgctgccctgcttGGCCGGTGCGTGATGGAATTTGgggccgacggcggagggggggggcaggtCCCTTCAATGGTTGGGaactttttttctcttttctcGAGCACTTTCCCTTGTCGAGTCGTTCCCCTTACTGGATGGCTGCCGTGATGGGCAATGGGCGATGGAGAATGGCGCTCCGGCGTCGGGGAATGCGAGGGCGTCCGCCCATTTTCGCCCTTCCTTCCAGCTCATCTCAGTGTCCGGACGGCCGAGGTCCGGttatctctctctctctctctctctctctctctctctctctctctctctctccgcgtGTCGTCCCTGGTGAGGATGTATGTAGCGTGGGTAAAACACACAGTAACAATCGGGCTGCTCTCGAGAGACCCAATGGTCTTGACCCTaccatcatcctcctcccaAAAAGGCCGTCCAGATGCCACCGGATGGCGTTTAACTCTCGAGGGGGCGCTTTCGGGAGTCCGTCGCCTCCACTGCTGCCCTGTGCGCCCCTGGAATCGGCCTCCGTCCCGTCTGCAGCACCCCCGCGGGCCCCACTAAAGGCGTCAGGTCCCGTCCAGTCCCTCCAGtgcccggggcggcgcccccgTTGTCGGCGGGCCATGCCTGCCCGAGCTCCCAGTCCAGATCTACGTCCATCGTTTGATagcccctcctccaccaaaAGTCACCTCACGCCGCGCGTGGGGGCCCCAGCACTAACATCCACTAAACCTCGTTGCTGACATTCACCTCATcaaatccatccatccatcctttCACTTCCACGCGTTCGTTGCTTGATCGATCATCTCGTCCGTtttctccctctccttcatccccccctccccctcccccgaccTCCTCTCTCACCCACACCCCACAAACGGACGGGGCGACGTCAAccacccctcccctttcccgCTTCTTGGCTCCTTCGGTTGCGTGCGTCTCGCCAGGTTCCGAGAAagcgtcgccatcgcgcaTCCAGCCCTACGAGGCACGCTTCGTCACTCACGAGCAGCGGGCGTACCATCTCCGTAGCTACACGTACGTGCGTACGACGGCTGCACCGACTCCATCATCGCCCCTGCCGAGGCGCCctcccgtcgacgccggtTCCCTGTCcggcgccacgccgccgcatcgttcgtgcgtgcatgcgtgcatgcgtgcgcaGGCACCACACCGCATTACGATAGCAAGCCCTCCACCGTCTCTGCTGCTCATCCCGGCAATCGATTGAGAGGCTTCGGTCAGtcatcagccagccagtcgtcACCCGAGTACGTGCAGGCTGCGTTGCGttgtcgtagtcgtcgtcgtcgtcgactcatCGCACATCAATCACCATCCAGATCCAATCCAGATCTCGACCAAACCCCAGCGCGCCgcgttgatgatgacggcggtgaCAGCCCGTCACCCCGCGACCGTGCAACACGATATAGGTACGTCTTCGTCCCGTTGCTCTCGTCCGTGCCCTCccactgccaccaccaccatcaccactaTGATCTTTATCAATCGGTCTGCCGACATCCCCCCTGTTTACCCGGACATTGGAGCTTAGAAAgcgtctcgccctcgcaTGACATTCAAGCCCCGTCGTCCCGTCTCCGCAATcactgccaccaccatcaccaagccgcctcctcatcgtcgtctgctACATCCCGCAGGACCCTGACTAGGCAAAAGATGCAGCTTGACCATGGCGACCGACGGCCCTCGCAGCGACTGCCCGTCAATCCCCGGCGGCACAAGGTAGCTCCCGAGCAGCGGAAGCGCGTGGCCACCGCGTAAGTAGTTTACCTTGACCCCGGCCAAGAGACGAAGACAAGCCCGGCGCCCGCTTACACACGAGTCTTTGATTGTCTCAGATGCAACTCATGCAATGTGCGCCGAATCAAGTGCTCGGGTGACCGCCCCTGCAACCAATGCGCCTCCACCGCGCGCGACTGCGTCTACCCCGTCCTCATCGAGAAGGTGTCCGTCCCCAAGAGCGAGCTtgaggagctcaagaagaaAGTCGAGGTCTACGAAAAGGCCCTCCAGGATGCCCTGCCCGACCCGACTCGCCGCCAAGAGCTGCTTCACCACGCCGCGAGCCCGGActcttcctcatcggccAGTCCCTAcacaagcagcagcgccctccacggcaccaccagcggcagccagcaccTCTCGGGCGCGAGCTCCATCAAGACGGAGCCCACGGACGATGACGGCCACCAGGTCCTCAGCCCCGGCAGGCTCCTccaggacgccgacggcatgggccGCTATGTGGGAGAGACGAGCGGCGCCACCTTCCTCGACCacctcaaggagctcatgGGCGCCGTCATGCCCATGACccagcccgctgccgccgtgggaTCGGGCGACTCGTTCCTCTCGAGCCTCGGCAGCTGCATCACCTACGACTCGCGACCGCTCCTCAACGgcccgcccgacgaggtcaaCCCGCTGTGGCTCCCGCCGGacagcaccgtcgccgttgtACTCTCGGAGCTGCGGCACTTTAtccaggacggcggcggccgctggccgtcgggcgGCATCTACTGGTGGGGTGATCTCGACGCAATGCCcctgcgggcgccgtcgccgaccccgCTGGCCACCGAGGTCGACCTTAACGAGTACCGACACCTCGCCTTCTAccacgccgccctggccgtcgcctgtcagagcacgacgacgcagccacagccacagCCACCGAGCTCCGACTCCAGCCAGTCGCTGAGCGAGCCGTActttgcgcgcgccgctctgctgctgggcaacCCTCTCGACATCAAGCGTCGCACCATCGGCGACGTGGCATCgctggccatgatgggctTCTATCTCATCGAGACGAATCGGCCGGACGCGGCATACATGtacgtcgcggcggcgatgcacATCAGCATCATGCTAGGCGCGCACCGCGGATGGGTCGACGAGCGGGGGAAGAGGGTCTTTTGGTCCGTCTACGCGCTCGACAGGTGGTTGAGCTGTCTCATGGGAAGGCCGCCGACCATTACCGACGATGCCATCCAGCTGCCCCTACCGGCCGATGCACCGTAAGTCTACTCGCTTCTTTTGCCTCCGAACGTACTGTTGACCCTCTACAGATCCATGCCTCCTGCCTACGGACTCCGGGCGCACGTCGAACTGTCGCGCATCTCGGGCCACGTTGTCGGCAACACGTATCACGGCGCCAGGGGCGGAaccggcagcgaggcgggcgcgcggcagccggACAATGCCATCTGGATGCTCGAGCAATGGCAGtcatcgctgccgccaccgctccAGCTCGGGTCTAACGGGCTCAGCAATGACCCAGCCGTGTGCCTGCTGCACATGCGCTACAACCAGCTTCTCATCGTGGCGATCCGCCCGCTCTTCTTCTCGGCCGTCAAGCGCGCCGTGGCAGAGCGGCTCATGGCGCAGCCGCCcccgtcggtggcggcgaccaaCCCGGAGCAGAACCTGGGTCATCTGCGCTGCTGCATtgccgcggcagcgcgcAACATGCGGTTGGCGCGGCACGCCATCACGCTGAATGGCCATCGCAAGCTCTTGCATGCGGGGCTACACTTCATCTTCAACGCCGGGGTGTGTCTCATcctgcggcggctcgtggTGGCGCCAGGCGagcaggaggacgaggagctgcgtcTCGTGCACGGCGGGGTCGAGTTTGCCATTGACAAGATGCTGGAGGCGAGCCGGACGGGCAACAGCGAcggcaggcgctgcgcggAAACGCTGCGCGACCTGAGTGTGCTCGTGGGTCGACTgacagcaccagcgccggcggtgacgccgacggacccgatgcttggcggcggcggtacgGATGATCCGAGCATGcgcgccggtggcggcggcggtggcatggCTCCGCTACTACCCATGACGTCGCAGGAGCTACCGGTGCCGCCACCGATGccggtcggcgaggaccaGGTGCTATACGACGAGCTGATGACGTGGATGGGCGACGACTGGCCGCTGTACAACGGGTACATAAACGAGTGAAGGACCTATCTCGTCGATGGTTTCTTATATTTCTCTTCTTTAATACAATAATACCTTCTTCTGTGGAGGATACTACTACGAGTAGAGTCGTGGCCGGGGCTGGACAGCAAGTGTTTGGGACCGGGCGCGAGGTGGGAATGGGAATGGGAAAAGCTAGAAGAGGCGCAGGCAGCGGAGATGATGGTATACAGGaccgggcgcgcggcggcacgcacgcacgggcGGGTGTTTAGAGCCTGAGTACATAATGAATGAATTTCATGAGAACATGGGGTTTTAGATGAATTGCTCGGGATTTGGGTATCTGAAACGAAATGTGTACAATGTACGCAGCAGCTTTGAAGTGTGTTTCTGGAAGCTTTCTGGAAGCTGTGGCTGGAATCAAATGGGACTCGGAAAAGTTTGGGGTAAGTGAGTGACGTCGGGTCGTTCCATGCATGAGTGACCTCATTCATGccgggcctcctcctcccaccactCACTCCACCACCCACTTACATATACGAAGGACACTCACAACTTTCACTCAACTGATTCACCTCACCTCCTCATCTCGCCCACCCGTCCGCCCGCATCGcgtgccaccaccaccagacacAGGCAACGGGCAACGGGCACAACGTAAACGTTGACACTACGTTAGCAGCCAGCAgtcagcaacagcagcagcagcagcacacgccGCGCgcaatggcggcgtcgggggcgacggagacggagtcgggcggggggctcgagaagcgcgccgtggcggtgaGCTTCCTGTTCAAGTTCCCCGGGAGGGGAGGCAACAagaacaacgacgacgacgacgacgacctcgatgatgcgcggcgacagcggccgcgggtggcgcTGTTTcggcgcagcggcgcggTGAGGACGTACCAGTGCGTAGGAGTCCCTTTCCTTCTCTTCGTGCCTTTCTTGTGGGCGGGagtttttttctttcttcttttttcGTTCGCCTCATCGACACATCATCCGTCTCAACTATGTAAAGAACTAATTAGATCCTCGTCAAGGAGCGTGCGGGTGCGTAGCGTGGTGGGGGGAGAAGGTATCATATGCTAATCGGCGACATATGCGGGCAATTAGACACAAGTACGCACCCATCTCAGGCAgcgtcgaggcccgcgacgcctcgccgcTTGCGACGGCCTGGCGCGAGATCCGCGAGGAGACGGCTCTCACGAGGGGGCGTCAGCTGCGGCTCTTCCGGCAGGGCAAGCCGTACGTCTTTCCCGACCCGTCGGTCGGGCGCGAGTGGACCATCCACCCCTTTGCCTTTATCTTTACGCCGGACTCTTTCGCAACGTCCTCGTCCCATGACTTGGACAaaggtggtgatgctgatggcggccgtggcggtggtggtggtggggatGGTGATGAAAACAAGGACGGAGACGCGGACAAGGCTGAGGATCGCAGGgccggcctgcgcctcgacTGGGAGCACGAGGGATACGCGTGGTTCGACCCCGCAGACGTCTCGGACGATCCGTCCTTTGGCGGCGTGCCGCGTCTCAAGGAGAGCCTGCGCCGCGTGTGGTTCGAGATTGACCTCGGCCGggacgccgccagcgtgcTCGACCGGGGCCTGCTCATGTTGCAGGCGGACCATgagagcggcgcgcgccagctcgccggcaAGGCGCTTGATGTGTTTACAGACgtgctgccgcggctgccgctAAACAAcacggacgacggcggcggtggcagcggcatcgaCACGTGGTGGCGCAACGTGCGCATCGCGGGCTGGCATCTGTGGAAGAACGGGCGCGAGGCCATTGGCGCGCCTATACTCAGTGTGGTGCTGGCCTGCCTCGGCATCATCGAGGAGAAGCTATCTGCTTtaccgccgtcgccctcaccGTCGATGCCCTCACGTGCGTtcatcgaggacgacgtgCTGCCCGCGATGCGGGCCCATGCCGCGCGCAGGACCGAGACGGGGAACGCCATCGGCGAGACGTTTGCGCGGttcctgcgcgacgagtTTCCTGACTACGCAGCtgatgacggtgacgacggcagcggcgatggtggcaaGGAGGTCAAGATCGTGACGCTGTCATGCAGCTCGACCATCACGGCGGCCCTCACGCATGCCATCGCGCAGCCGGGCACGCCCGCGCTGGACGTGCACGTGCTCGAGTCGCGGCCGCTGTTTGAGGGCGTCaagacggcgcgcgcgctggcagcggcggcggctgcgcttCGACAAGCAGCAGAGGAACAGGatggcagcggtggcggtagtggtggtggtggtggtggtggtggtggtggtggcgatcATGGTcatagtcgtcgtcgtcgtcgaggaggaggaggaggcgtaACGAAGGTGACGCTGCACACAGACAGCAGtgccgccatcgcggcccGGGGCGCGCACGTGGTCCTCCTGGGCGCGGACGTCATCTCGCCGCGCGGAGACGTGAGCAACAAGACGGGGTCTCTGCCGCTCGTGCTGTCCGCGCGGCACGTCAACTctgcgtcctcgtccttttcccccctctcttcgcacccctcttcctccccctccccttccgTCGTCTCACAGGCGAGCCAgtgccagcagcagcagcagcagcagcagcagctccccgtcagggtcgtcgtcctcgccgagaaggagaaggTTCTGCCCTTTGGGCTagacacgcgcgcgcacgccgagGAGAACAACGACCCTCGCGAGGTGACCGCCGCGTGGGGGGACGGCGGGACTCGCtatggcggcgaggaggactgCAGCAGGGAgacgacaacaacagcagcagcagcaagccagGAGGGCATTGGAGGAAGGGGGCCCACCGAccccggcatcgtcgaggtcaCAAACGTCTACTTTGAGTgggtgcccgccgcgctggcgacCGACTACGTgaccgaggacggcgtcacgacgcgcgcgggcaTCGAGgagtgggcggcgcgggcgaggcggcgggcggatcGGTTTTTGGGGGATCTGTGAGAATTCGTTGTGTTGACATGTCACGCCTTGGTGAAAACACTTTGTTTGAGGAcctggaagaagaagaacaagggAAAATATTGCCACCGGAGGGTCAAAAGCTGCGGTAGGTCCGAGGTTGTTGATGATATGATTGGGCTTCTCTCCTCGTTCATCATGCATATCGTAGTGCGCAATAATTGGTATTCGCACAGCCAACGTCGGATGCTTGGGCGTGTCACTGTGTCTTGCTGCCAGCATCGTCTTGGAGCTGGCTCTGCAGCCCGCGCTTGTCCACGCGCATCGCCAGGCcaatctctctctccccttcACGCAGCCGCGCCTTGCTCACCGCCACCTCCCTGTCCCgtctgcgctgctgctcctccaccgcgcggtccctctcccgcagcgcacgctcccgccgctccctgcgcgcccgctcgtccctctccttctcctctcggttctcgccgtcggcgtcgccacccTCGGCctccgatggcggcggcggaagcgtCTGCACATACGCCTCCACAAGGGGGTCACGCACCTCCGGCGCGAGCGAAATGTACcgcacgtcgccgagcacctGCGTGggcaacccgccgccgccagtggcgAGTGACTTGCCGTGCAATCGGCTCCCAGGCTGggccttgagcagcgccgtcAGGTCagccttgagcttggcctggGGCATCTTGAGCCTCGTAATGTGCTCGCGATACGCCTTCTCGCGGTCCTTGTCCGAGAGTTTGAGGTCGCGCATGGGCTCCTCGCGCTTGTACTTGCGCTTGAACTCGGGCCAGTAGAGCTTGGGCGTGGCCTTTTCCTGCAGAAAGGCCATGTAGGCTATGCGCGggtccttcttctcctgcaGCGCCCGCTGCTCCCTGAGCGCCGCGATCTTGTCGCGCGACCACTGGTCCCAGCACTCGCGGCGggccttcgtcgtcgcgaggGCCGTATAGcgcgggtcgtcgacgaccttgccCTCTTCGAGGAGCTTCTCCCAGGGGCTGTAGGGGTTGATGTTGAAGTCGTTGAGCAGGTCCTGAAACAGGAGCTGGGCGTCCTCTTGGGAGAATTCCACGCCTGCAGTGCCCTCGGGCCACTCGTCCatgttgccgtcgtcgtaaTCCCCGGGCTCGAGGCCGTAGTCCTCGCCCATCATCTGCAGCTGGGCCTGTATGTCTGCCTCTGTGAACTCAACGGGCCCTTCTGGCTCGTTGGCTTCTTCTCGTGCGTCGTCCGTTCGTTGTCGTTTCGAGGCGTGTTCCGCgtcaccgtcatcgccgtcgtcggccgcctcatcgtcagtgacctcgacctcgacttCTTCATACTCGGAACTGTCGCCTTCAAAGTCCTGGCGCGCCGTATTGTCCTTTGGTCTCATCTCCACAGCGGcatcctcctcttctccctcaTCACCGCCACAAGCCTTCTTTCGTATTCGGGCTTTGTCAAGCTCCAGAATGCTGGGCATCAGCTTCTCAGGTATGCGCCAGTAGCTCGCGTTCTTCACAGGGTTGTATACGAAGCGACGCGAGTACTTTGTGTAGACTAGGATCCACGGCTCGAAGCCCGGTATGGGCTCTTTTCTTCGCGGCTTGTCGATGGGCtggggtcgcgggcggccctcgaacccgccgcgccccccgcgcccgctATGCCCGCCCCGGGATTGATGCTGGGGTTGCGGGTTCCGCTGCGCGAGGAAAGCATTTGCAACGCGCGGGTCGGAGAGATTGGGGATGTTTGGGTACGGCGTttgcgccgtcgtcggggccggctgcagctgcggctgggGGGGGAGGCCAGGCCGCTTGTATGTGGATTCCTTGGTCTCGGCATTGTAGAAGTACGTGTGTCCGCTCGGGGCCTTGTGCTCGGTCCAGccgggagggagaggcgccgctgctgctgcggcggcggcgacgcccggcGAGGGTTTGTACGTCGACTTGAGCATGTTGCCGGGtggtggccgacgaggtgggTGGTGAGAGGTCCGAGATACAGGCGGGTTTGGTGATCCATTCATTGTCAGGCGCCGAAAAAACTCCAGGCCAGGCGCGACCGCTAGGGTCGGTTTGCAGGCACTTTACAGTGGAGAGCGGCTGGTCTACCCtaaggccctgctcggctgCCTCTGTTAGCATTACCTTGGGGTCTAGAGAGTGACTTCGGCCCACTGCATAAAAAGCTGCTAGGGGGTCAAAGTACCGTTTTCAACCCCTATTGGCGCGTTATGTATACTTTCCCTTACTACCTTCCTTATTGAGACCGGCTGCGGTAGTATTCTAGTCGTAGGCGCGCCTATCGGGGTTATTAAATTTACTACTTTTTAAAATACTATACCTATAACCCTTACGATACCGCATAAGAagacccgcgcc from Purpureocillium takamizusanense chromosome 3, complete sequence includes:
- a CDS encoding uncharacterized protein (antiSMASH:Cluster_3.2~COG:K~EggNog:ENOG503P1AP), with translation MQLDHGDRRPSQRLPVNPRRHKVAPEQRKRVATACNSCNVRRIKCSGDRPCNQCASTARDCVYPVLIEKVSVPKSELEELKKKVEVYEKALQDALPDPTRRQELLHHAASPDSSSSASPYTSSSALHGTTSGSQHLSGASSIKTEPTDDDGHQVLSPGRLLQDADGMGRYVGETSGATFLDHLKELMGAVMPMTQPAAAVGSGDSFLSSLGSCITYDSRPLLNGPPDEVNPLWLPPDSTVAVVLSELRHFIQDGGGRWPSGGIYWWGDLDAMPLRAPSPTPLATEVDLNEYRHLAFYHAALAVACQSTTTQPQPQPPSSDSSQSLSEPYFARAALLLGNPLDIKRRTIGDVASLAMMGFYLIETNRPDAAYMYVAAAMHISIMLGAHRGWVDERGKRVFWSVYALDRWLSCLMGRPPTITDDAIQLPLPADAPSMPPAYGLRAHVELSRISGHVVGNTYHGARGGTGSEAGARQPDNAIWMLEQWQSSLPPPLQLGSNGLSNDPAVCLLHMRYNQLLIVAIRPLFFSAVKRAVAERLMAQPPPSVAATNPEQNLGHLRCCIAAAARNMRLARHAITLNGHRKLLHAGLHFIFNAGVCLILRRLVVAPGEQEDEELRLVHGGVEFAIDKMLEASRTGNSDGRRCAETLRDLSVLVGRLTAPAPAVTPTDPMLGGGGTDDPSMRAGGGGGGMAPLLPMTSQELPVPPPMPVGEDQVLYDELMTWMGDDWPLYNGYINE
- a CDS encoding uncharacterized protein (antiSMASH:Cluster_3.2~COG:K~EggNog:ENOG503P1AP): MGRYVGETSGATFLDHLKELMGAVMPMTQPAAAVGSGDSFLSSLGSCITYDSRPLLNGPPDEVNPLWLPPDSTVAVVLSELRHFIQDGGGRWPSGGIYWWGDLDAMPLRAPSPTPLATEVDLNEYRHLAFYHAALAVACQSTTTQPQPQPPSSDSSQSLSEPYFARAALLLGNPLDIKRRTIGDVASLAMMGFYLIETNRPDAAYMYVAAAMHISIMLGAHRGWVDERGKRVFWSVYALDRWLSCLMGRPPTITDDAIQLPLPADAPSMPPAYGLRAHVELSRISGHVVGNTYHGARGGTGSEAGARQPDNAIWMLEQWQSSLPPPLQLGSNGLSNDPAVCLLHMRYNQLLIVAIRPLFFSAVKRAVAERLMAQPPPSVAATNPEQNLGHLRCCIAAAARNMRLARHAITLNGHRKLLHAGLHFIFNAGVCLILRRLVVAPGEQEDEELRLVHGGVEFAIDKMLEASRTGNSDGRRCAETLRDLSVLVGRLTAPAPAVTPTDPMLGGGGTDDPSMRAGGGGGGMAPLLPMTSQELPVPPPMPVGEDQVLYDELMTWMGDDWPLYNGYINE
- a CDS encoding uncharacterized protein (antiSMASH:Cluster_3.2~COG:J~EggNog:ENOG503Q4QB) encodes the protein MAASGATETESGGGLEKRAVAVSFLFKFPGRGGNKNNDDDDDDLDDARRQRPRVALFRRSGAVRTYQHKYAPISGSVEARDASPLATAWREIREETALTRGRQLRLFRQGKPYVFPDPSVGREWTIHPFAFIFTPDSFATSSSHDLDKGGDADGGRGGGGGGDGDENKDGDADKAEDRRAGLRLDWEHEGYAWFDPADVSDDPSFGGVPRLKESLRRVWFEIDLGRDAASVLDRGLLMLQADHESGARQLAGKALDVFTDVLPRLPLNNTDDGGGGSGIDTWWRNVRIAGWHLWKNGREAIGAPILSVVLACLGIIEEKLSALPPSPSPSMPSRAFIEDDVLPAMRAHAARRTETGNAIGETFARFLRDEFPDYAADDGDDGSGDGGKEVKIVTLSCSSTITAALTHAIAQPGTPALDVHVLESRPLFEGVKTARALAAAAAALRQAAEEQDGSGGGSGGGGGGGGGGGDHGHSRRRRRGGGGGVTKVTLHTDSSAAIAARGAHVVLLGADVISPRGDVSNKTGSLPLVLSARHVNSASSSFSPLSSHPSSSPSPSVVSQASQCQQQQQQQQQLPVRVVVLAEKEKVLPFGLDTRAHAEENNDPREVTAAWGDGGTRYGGEEDCSRETTTTAAAASQEGIGGRGPTDPGIVEVTNVYFEWVPAALATDYVTEDGVTTRAGIEEWAARARRRADRFLGDL
- a CDS encoding uncharacterized protein (EggNog:ENOG503NXVM~COG:K) gives rise to the protein MLKSTYKPSPGVAAAAAAAAPLPPGWTEHKAPSGHTYFYNAETKESTYKRPGLPPQPQLQPAPTTAQTPYPNIPNLSDPRVANAFLAQRNPQPQHQSRGGHSGRGGRGGFEGRPRPQPIDKPRRKEPIPGFEPWILVYTKYSRRFVYNPVKNASYWRIPEKLMPSILELDKARIRKKACGGDEGEEEDAAVEMRPKDNTARQDFEGDSSEYEEVEVEVTDDEAADDGDDGDAEHASKRQRTDDAREEANEPEGPVEFTEADIQAQLQMMGEDYGLEPGDYDDGNMDEWPEGTAGVEFSQEDAQLLFQDLLNDFNINPYSPWEKLLEEGKVVDDPRYTALATTKARRECWDQWSRDKIAALREQRALQEKKDPRIAYMAFLQEKATPKLYWPEFKRKYKREEPMRDLKLSDKDREKAYREHITRLKMPQAKLKADLTALLKAQPGSRLHGKSLATGGGGLPTQVLGDVRYISLAPEVRDPLVEAYVQTLPPPPSEAEGGDADGENREEKERDERARRERRERALRERDRAVEEQQRRRDREVAVSKARLREGEREIGLAMRVDKRGLQSQLQDDAGSKTQ